The following proteins come from a genomic window of Trifolium pratense cultivar HEN17-A07 linkage group LG4, ARS_RC_1.1, whole genome shotgun sequence:
- the LOC123920407 gene encoding cyclic nucleotide-gated ion channel 2-like has protein sequence MECYACTQVGVPLFHSTSCDSYGKPFDPTSKRVKIWNRALLFARGVALAIDPIFFYALSIGRGGSPCLYMDGGLAFLATVARSAIDAIHLLHILLQFRLPYVLRESLVVGRGRLVWDARAIACHYMRSLRGFWFDVFVILPVPQVVFWVVVPKLIKEERIKIMMTTMLLIFLFQFLPKVYHSISMMRRMQKVTGYIFGTICWGFGLNLIAYFFASQVAGACCYVLAIQRVASCLQQQCDRSVGCSLPLSCSEEICYRSYSLFPPGTIGNSCGGNSTLIPPVCLDVEGPFRYGIYKWALPVISSDSLADKILDPIFWGLKTFSTFGNNLEPTSNWLEVIFSICIVLAGILLSTLLIGNIQVFLEGVLAKKRNTQLRRRDMEWWMRRRQLPSRLRQRVRHFERQRWAAMGGEDEMEELIKDLPEGLRRDIKRYLCLDLIKKVPLFHNLDDLILDNICDRVKPLVFSRDEKIIREGDLVPRMVFIVRGSIRRTQNLSKGMVATSVLEPGGFLGDELLSWCLRRPFIDRLPASSATFVCLESTEAFGLDAQNLRYITDHFRYKFANERLKRTARYYSSNWRTWAAVNIQVAYRRYRQRTRGLVTLVRDNGGTERTLWQYAAMFTSTRPHDHLE, from the exons ATGGAGTGTTATGCTTGCACACAAGTAGGTGTGCCACTTTTCCACTCCACCAGCTGTGATAGCTACGGAAAACCTTTCGATCCAACAAGCAAGCGCGTGAAAATATGGAACCGCGCTTTGTTATTTGCGCGTGGTGTTGCATTGGCCATTGACCCCATATTTTTCTACGCGCTGTCCATAGGGAGAGGAGGTTCCCCGTGTTTGTATATGGACGGTGGTTTGGCATTCCTTGCTACTGTGGCGCGGTCGGCTATTGATGCGATTCATCTGCTTCATATTCTGCTGCAGTTTAGATTACCGTATGTGTTGAGAGAATCACTTGTGGTTGGACGTGGGAGACTCGTGTGGGACGCACGTGCCATTGCTTGTCATTATATGAGATCTCTCAGAGGCTTTTGGTTCGATGTTTTTGTTATTCTTCCGGTGCCTCAG GTTGTATTTTGGGTAGTAGTACCAAAATTGATAAAAGAAGAGAGGATTAAAATAATGATGACAACAATGctattgatttttttgttcCAATTTCTCCCTAAGGTTTACCATAGCATATCCATGATGAGAAGAATGCAAAAAGTCACAGGCTATATCTTTGGCACCATTTGTTGGGGATTTGGACTCAATCTTATAGCTTATTTCTTTGCCTCTCAG GTTGCTGGAGCGTGTTGTTATGTCCTTGCCATTCAACGCGTTGCATCTTGTCTTCAACAGCAATGTGACAGGTCTGTTGGATGCAGTCTCCCTCTGTCATGCTCAGAGGAAATATGTTATCGGTCATACTCATTGTTTCCACCAGGAACCATTGGAAATTCATGTGGTGGAAACTCAACATTGATACCGCCTGTGTGCTTAGATGTCGAAGGACCTTTCAGATATGGGATCTACAAATGGGCACTTCCTGTCATATCCAGCGATTCCTTGGCTGACAAGATTCTTGATCCCATTTTTTGGGGTTTGAAGACTTTCAG CACTTTTGGAAATAATCTTGAACCCACAAGTAACTGGCTAGAAGTGATTTTCAGTATATGCATTGTACTTGCTGGAATACTACTTTCCACTCTGTTGATTGGTAACATCCAG GTATTCTTAGAAGGAGTCCTGGCAAAGAAGAGAAACACGCAGCTTAGACGTCGTGACATGGAATGGTGGATGAGGAGGAGGCAGTTGCCATCCCGGTTAAGACAAAGGGTTCGGCATTTTGAACGTCAGAGATGGGCAGCCATGGGAGGAGAAGATGAGATGGAGGAACTTATCAAAGACTTACCCGAGGGCCTGAGGAGAGACATCAAGCGCTACCTTTGCTTGGACCTGATTAAAAAG GTACCATTATTCCATAACTTGGATGATCTTATTCTTGACAACATCTGTGACAGAGTGAAGCCCCTAGTCTTCTCTAGAGATGAAAAG ATAATTAGAGAAGGTGATCTTGTACCAAGGATGGTGTTTATTGTCCGTGGAAGCATAAGGCGAACCCAAAATCTCAGCAAAGGCATGGTAGCAACAAGTGTCCTTGAACCAGGTGGCTTTTTAGGCGATGAACTTCTTTCATGGTGCCTCAGACGCCCTTTTATAGACCGGCTTCCGGCCTCCTCAGCTACATTTGTGTGTCTCGAATCAACAGAAGCATTCGGTCTTGATGCTCAAAATTTGAGGTACATAACTGATCACTTCCGGTACAAATTCGCAAACGAGAGGCTTAAGAGAACGGCGAGATACTACTCGTCGAATTGGAGAACATGGGCTGCTGTCAACATTCAAGTTGCTTATAGGCGTTACAGGCAAAGGACTAGAGGTCTAGTGACTCTTGTAAGGGACAATGGAGGCACCGAGCGCACACTCTGGCAGTATGCTGCAATGTTCACGTCAACTAGGCCACATGATCACCTTGAATGA